The Halosimplex litoreum genome has a window encoding:
- a CDS encoding MarR family transcriptional regulator — translation MIHKKILDVAQSNPNASLTGIADHVDGASELFVERVLEEYGDPAKDRPRTKRADGHGESDRDTDVDTDQSTMDDSPDQETELKVPDLTNETRTERQPGSSTDIDAPDSVVSPESDTGARTDSRDDTPGTDRVAADRLTEADSDDSGSDHGAQVTDPAALTDKQWETLRVVHREPTATQEEIATTLDVTRATVSKRVNEIDGFDWTNRRAFVKQLFDEEPGDDGPRIRNRPDRDDQIHDLESRISSLEERIGDRPVRNDTTEWDPDLAHKIIHACLDAEYLSKEDELALLRRIL, via the coding sequence ATGATTCACAAAAAGATCCTCGACGTCGCGCAGTCGAATCCGAACGCGTCACTCACGGGGATCGCGGACCACGTAGACGGAGCGTCGGAGCTGTTCGTCGAACGGGTCCTGGAGGAGTACGGCGACCCAGCGAAGGACAGACCTCGAACCAAGCGAGCGGACGGTCACGGTGAGAGCGACCGTGATACAGACGTCGACACCGACCAATCCACGATGGACGACAGTCCCGACCAAGAGACTGAACTCAAAGTCCCGGATCTCACGAACGAAACGAGAACCGAACGACAGCCGGGGAGTTCGACAGATATAGACGCACCGGACAGCGTGGTGTCCCCCGAGTCAGACACCGGAGCGAGAACCGACAGCCGTGACGATACTCCGGGGACCGACCGAGTGGCGGCCGACCGGCTCACCGAAGCGGATTCAGACGATTCGGGGTCGGATCACGGGGCTCAGGTGACCGATCCCGCGGCACTCACGGACAAACAGTGGGAGACGCTCCGCGTAGTTCACCGGGAGCCGACGGCGACTCAGGAGGAGATCGCGACAACCCTCGACGTGACGAGAGCCACGGTCTCGAAACGAGTCAACGAGATCGATGGGTTCGACTGGACGAATCGGCGAGCGTTCGTGAAGCAGTTGTTCGACGAGGAACCGGGCGACGACGGCCCACGGATCCGGAACCGTCCCGACCGAGACGACCAGATCCACGACCTCGAGTCCCGGATCAGTTCGTTGGAGGAGCGGATCGGCGACCGACCGGTCCGGAACGACACCACGGAGTGGGACCCCGACCTCGCCCACAAGATCATCCACGCCTGTCTAGATGCGGAGTACCTCTCGAAGGAAGACGAACTGGCGCTCCTCCGTCGGATTCTGTGA
- a CDS encoding metal-dependent hydrolase, whose protein sequence is MEPFVHLALGYLVYSLTSRLWTGRPPSGDSVLVLALATQFPDAVDKPLNWWFGILDGRGIGHSILTMAPLCIALYVLARRSDRGRWSGAFAVGVGTHLCYDARGALGPEAIGESAPYLLWPLVPAPTYPKDSLTDHLDQAVFVARSFARELPAALFSEGVLRILGVVCLTLSLWVYDGRPGLETARSTLREWARKLRRSA, encoded by the coding sequence ATGGAGCCGTTCGTCCACCTCGCGCTCGGGTATCTCGTCTACTCCCTCACCAGTCGATTGTGGACCGGTCGGCCACCGTCCGGTGACTCGGTGCTCGTGCTCGCGCTCGCCACACAGTTCCCGGACGCGGTCGACAAACCGCTCAACTGGTGGTTCGGTATCCTCGACGGGCGAGGGATCGGCCATTCGATACTGACGATGGCGCCGCTGTGCATCGCGCTGTACGTCCTCGCCCGACGGTCCGACCGCGGACGGTGGAGTGGCGCGTTCGCGGTCGGGGTCGGAACGCACCTCTGCTACGACGCGCGAGGCGCGCTAGGCCCCGAAGCGATCGGCGAATCGGCACCGTACCTGCTCTGGCCGCTCGTCCCCGCTCCCACGTACCCGAAAGACAGTCTCACCGATCATCTCGATCAGGCGGTCTTCGTCGCTCGTTCGTTTGCTCGGGAGCTGCCAGCAGCTCTCTTTTCCGAGGGAGTCCTACGAATCCTCGGGGTGGTGTGTCTTACCCTCTCACTCTGGGTCTACGACGGGCGCCCGGGACTCGAAACGGCTCGTTCGACGCTCCGGGAGTGGGCTCGCAAGCTACGACGGAGTGCCTGA